Genomic window (Cololabis saira isolate AMF1-May2022 chromosome 10, fColSai1.1, whole genome shotgun sequence):
CATAATGAACCTGGAGGTTTGTTTAGTCTTGGATGATCTCATTGATgaaacacagtttttttttttaagaaataggCATTTCTCCAATAATATGAGGTGTGCTTGACATATTATATTACCCAGAGTTGATCGATAATTAAAATTGTATTCTTTTCCTGGACTTTTACAAAGCTTGTGACTCAAACACGGGTTCATATTTAACACACCTTCTACATTTGGCCTTGTCACTTCTTTTGCAGAACAATTAAAACTTTATATGGTAATGGAAATAGCTCAATTCATCTCAAAAATAGGCCACCCCCAAGAATTGAACTGAAACATGGAATATGATAGGGTTGTCCTACTTCCTCTTATTTATTCCTGCTTGTCTACTCAGCTATGAGCTAATCATATCAGAACTAGTCAGCTGAAAAGTATGTCCATTCTGGGCAGAAAAATCATAATCAGTCAAGTAGCTAATTTTCTAGGTCCTTAAGTCCTTCTGGCACTTGAAGTAATTAGAATATTTGCTAATGCTTCAGGTCTTAAATGTGAAATGGGATGTGTGAGCTGTGGAATGTCTTCTATTTACAATATCCCTGCTAAAGAAACTGCTACCCAGGAAACGTAAACAAAGAAACAGATTATCAGATGTGATTTGAACTTCGGCCCAATTTTataaagaacaaagaaaaacttAACTCAAGACTCTAAGGAGACGTGCCCCTCCGGGCCAGAACATTACACTCTAAAGTGAAAGGAATATAGGCTTACTTATGCAGCTATTTCCTGTTGAATGATAAATGACTTGTAAATATGTTGATCAGATGCTCTGCAACTTTATTTGGAGGACCAAAACccattacattaaaaaaaaaaacaatattttttgaTGAATAACTATAGCAGGTCTTGATTTTCTTGACTTCACTAAAATTAACACATTCAAAGTTGATTGGATTAAAAATTGCCTCAAAAACCCTCCATCTGGCATTTATTTCCTCACTACGTATTTTCTGAGATGaatttgttttactgtgtaATTATAACATTGACTGAATTCAGGCTGGGTAGCTCATTGGCACCTACTCAACCCACACCTGCTGGAACAGCATCAGATACAACAGCTCACAAGAATATTAAAATGACACAGAAATGCTTGGTAACTGAAAGGATCGCCttcttcattaaaaagtttacTCAACAACACGATATAATTTCTAAACCAgttgtcaaaaaataaaaatgtattataacATACATCCTATTGTTCCATATGAAGTACTTGGAAAAGGAGAGACCCTGAAGGGGCTTGTATATTATTGTGGCGCTATGACTGATCAAATATGAGCAGAATGGGACCCTGATCACACAGAGGAAGTCTCAGGTCTCTAGGACAGTGCGCTTTAACTCTGGTCCTCAGGGTGTTGCCTTGCATTAACACACCTGCTTCCAATTACAGGTCACCATCAGCATCATTAAAGTCTgctcaagtctgttaatgacagtcatttgtatcagggcaggttaataataataataataataataataataataattacagatACAACGTAATAAAATCCTTTGCCCGGCAGGTGGCGGGAGTGCGCATGCGCCGCTGCGCGCGCAGaggaagcagcagcggcagcaggaaGTGCTGTGATCGGCGGAGGTTAGCCTGTTAGCCTGGGAGCTAACGAGGATATGATGTTTATGAACTGAACAGGTGAGTCTTTACCTGGGCAGAACTGATGCGATTGTTTATGGTGCGACAGGTGAGTGTGTTTCTGAATGGATCCGTGGGTTTGTACGAGTGTAAGTCAAAGATCCAGGCATCCGTGCAGCTGTTAGCTGCAGCTGCACTGAGCTGCCTTCCTGTTTGACAGTTCTGAGCTCAGGTGAGCTCACCTGAGCTCGCCGGGTTCAGCAATCGGATGATCAATTCCGGGTTCGGCCTCGTCACCTGAGCGGACGCACAGGTGTGGGCAGGTGAGCTGCGGTCCGCTGGTCACGTGACGTGGGTCGGTGTGGTAACATGATGGTACTGTCCATCCTGATGAGCTGAGATCGATCAGTGATCAGCAGGATCCATGAGGGTTCTACTACCACACTTCAGATATTTGAACTGATCAGAACGATTGTTGTTTACATACGACACGTGGCTGGTTTCTGGATCACAtaccaggaccagtaccagtactGAACTGACCAGGACCTGTACTAAACTGACCAGTACCAGtactcagaggtgtcaaaagtattcacattcattactcgggtagaagtaaagatactagagtttaaaaatactcctgtagaagttgaagtatcaactcaagttttttactcaagtaaaagtataaaagtactggtttcaaaactacttaaagtataaaagtaaaagtaatgtaagggggaaaaaagccattaaggacaaaagccattgaaaatgaatgcatcttagtatattgcaaatatattaaagaacccaTATGTGTACTAtagagcattaacatgtgtttcagagaggaggagatatgatgactagttgcctataagtattgtaatggtgcaaaaagtcaaacttcagaggcatgttatcatttatcctaacctttattggaatgtacatccaagtttagttgcaggaatctgagggaacggatgtaagaacaaaactggacaagaacatctgaaacaaccacaaccaaattcactctatccggaatTTAAATggatagtgttttttttaaaggccgaaatgaaatagagtaacgaggctgtttttaaaatgtaaagatttaaaagtacagataattgcgtgaaaatgtaaggagtaaaagtaaaaagtcgtctgaaaaataataactccagtgaagtatagataaccaaaatttctacttaagtaaggtaacgaagtatttgtactttgttacttgacacctctgcctgtACTAAGCTGACCAGGACCAGTGCCGGTACCACATGGACCAGCACCACACTGTGCAGTATAAGTACAATGCACACCGGTTTGATACCAGGACCAGTGGGTATTTACATCTGCACAGGTTTGTGTTTGCATCCGTCTGGGTGATTGTTTGTGTCCATGTGGGCAAGTGTTTGAAACTTTCTTGGCGATTGTTTGCAAAGTTGAGTGTTTACGTCTGTCTGGGTGTGTGATTATGTGTTATTGACGTAGAAGGAAATAAAATGTTACCCAGTggaccaaaacatttttttaaattacacttTTCTGAGTAGGTATATGTCAGGCTATGAGGTGGTGGTACATACGTTGTCAGAGTATACTTTGTCAGTTCAGCACAGAAAAATGCCCACTTATACCCAACATACTCTCTGCCACAATGCAGTAGGCTACTAAAGCAGAATCTATATAACAGTGCTCACCAACCCTTGTCCTCAAGATCAACTGTCCcgcatgttttggatgtttcccggcctcaacacacctgattctaattaacggtcctcATTAGATTTattatcaaggtctggacagttctgttgatgacacagctcatgtatcacggtgtgctgaagcagggtcgcatctaaaacatgcaggacagtagatctcgaggaccagggttgaagaccactgctatataatatatctgAATATGAATCTTTTATTACTTGTCAGAGTGAAATTTCTATGTTTATGCTTTGTTCCATCTTCATTTACTCTGGCCAGAGATGTTACAGGGGGACAAAAGGGTTGATCAATGAACTAGGATGGTTTGATCCTGCTGaagctaagccccgccccctgtctGCAGGTGCGTTGTCGTGGGCGATGGCTCTGATCGAAGGTGTCGGCGATGAGGTGACGCTGCTCTTCGgctcgctgctgctgctgatggtgTTGCTGCTCGCCTGGATCTCCACTCGCACCTCAGAGCCACCGGAGCACCTGTTCAGCCCCACCACAGGCCCGGTGCCTTCTGGTTCAGCCCACCTGGACGCCCCTCTCGGCTCCACCAGCAGCACTTCAGCATCCTTCTCTGCATCGTCGTCAGCCACCAGCTCTGTGAATGACAGCTCTGTATCTGAGGCTCCGCCCACCTCAGTGCAGGATGAGGGGGAGGTGGGGGAAGGAGATGGGTTGAGGAACAGAGGAGAGACTCTGTTGAATCAGAGAAACATGGTGGTCCGACTAAAATTCCTGAATGACACAGAGAGAACTGCTCAGGTCAAACCGCAGGACACCATCGGATACATCAAACGGTAACCACCCCGTACTGCTCTGTAATACTCCGTAATACATCATAGTATACTGCAGCGCCACGTACTGTATCACATCTTTGTGCTGTTTCACTTACTATTGCACAAAAACACATTGTATCACAGTGTATGTTTTCAAAATGGTATTGACCAGTCTGgcttgtacaggactgtctcagaaaattagaatattgtgattttctgtaatgcaattacaaaaatgtcatacattctggagtcattacaaatcaactgaaatattgcaagccttttattattttaatattgctgatcctggcttacagcttaagaaaactcaaatattctatctcaaaaaattagaatattctgggaatcttaatcttaaactgtaagccataatcaaaaatatatttattaaaataataaaaggcttgcaatatttcagttgatttgtaatgaatccataatgtatgacattttttaaattgcattacagaaaataaagaactttatcacaatattcaaattttctgagacagtcctgtaaactttaCTTTATTCCAAAATACAATACGCCTCCACAGCAGAAGCCATAATTTTGACCGGACTTTGACTTTGGGTTGTGCCATATTATAATCCTCCAGAGACTTAAACATTACTGAACAGGTGATCTGTGACATATTGTGGAGGTTTCTGAACCGCTGACTGGAACTTGTCAATTACATGTCAATCAAAACTAGTTCTGGCCTCACGCTCCTTTAGCCGATCCACCCTgggggagctgcagagctgctggacAACTTTTCTGGGGAATACCTCGTTGCAGATGATGTTTCAGTGGCAAAATCCGAAATGACAACTGCATCAGCAAACACTGaattaatgtaatgatgaatgGCTATTAGTTAAGCTGACTAGagaaatgtattgctttattCACCTGGCATGGTACATTTTTTTGAGCACTGGCAGTTGCCATATTGGCAGGAGCTGATTCTACCCAGCCCGAGTTGATCCAAAAAATGTTGGAACAACATCTGGTCAACCCTCAGACTCATGGGGGTTTTCTAGGGTTTGTCATTGAAAGTCATACCGCTGTGGTCTGATCATGATTTACATCCACGGCCCTGAGACACAACAAACCACCTTCATCCTTGCATCCTTCCTGGCCGACCCAGAGCCAGTCACGGGACGCTGTTCTGGGCAAAATGCTTCTGGTGAAGCCAATGTGACAACTTGGGATGCTCACCTCATATGAGAAGTTGTTTTGTTGTGAGGACGGATGGATTTGATCAGAATGCAGACTTGGATTGTATGATAGGctagcacaggggtcggcaacccgcgagctgcatgcagctctttagcgccgccctagtggctccctggaactttaaaaaaaaatgttttttttttccattttttttctcttttttctctccttttttccttttttttcttctttttctcttttttattttttccttttttaatctcgacatttcgacttttttctcaaaattttgacttttttctcaaccttttgactttttctcaacatttcgacttttctcgacatttcaacttttttctcgagattgtacttcaacattaatctcgacattttcaacttttttctcgaaattttgacttttttcttgacatttcgacttttttctcaacatttccacttttttccacgaaattttgacttaacatttcgacttttttctcgaaatttcaacttttctcaagattgtacttcaacattaatcttgacatttcgacttttttctcgaaattttgacttttttcttgacatttagacttttttctcaacatttcgacttttttcacgaaattttgactatttcctcgacatttcgacttttttctcaacattttgacttttaacatttcgacttttttctcgacatttcgacttttttctcaagattgtacttcaacattaatcttgacatttcgactttgtgcaagtgcataatgaaaaaaaccttcccccagttataactaatatagatacatgcagcatgtgttgccttcattctaaggcttatacaagacttcattttttgcggctccagacatatgttttttgtgtttttggtccaatatggctctttcaacattttgggttgccgacccctggcctagCATGAGCGTAAACTACAAGAAACTAGTCATTGGAGGCTGGAACCCCAGaacccatgttttttttttcactcttcCTGCCTAACATTTTTCTAATTCTTATTTAAACCTACCTTGCACATCGTCTCCCAACTGATAACCAGCATGAGTACAAATATCAGATACTGTTGTTAGTTGTGGTGGAAGCTGAAAAAGAAGGAGTGTTCTGTGGTTCTCGAGGAGGAGTTGAGAAAGACTCTGGGTGGCCAGGAGGTGCCTCCAGGAGACTGTAAAACTAAAGCTAATTTGATCAGGGAAGCGGGTAAGGGACTACTTGGTGTAACATCTGGCAGGAAAGTAGATGAGGAGACTTGGTGGTATGAACAAATGCAGGAGCATGTACAGAGAAAGAGGTTAGCTAAGTGGGACACTGAGGGGACAGGAGGAATGGATTACAGGGAGATGTGTAAGGTGAAGCGAGACGTGACAAAGGGTGATTTATACAGGTTGGCGAGGCAGAGAGATACAAATGAAAAGTCGTGCAGCAGGTTAGAATGATTAAGGATAGAGATTGAAATGTATTGACAGGAGTCAGAAGTCTATTAGGAATATGGAATGAGTACTTTGAAGAATTGAtgaatgaagaaaataaaaagagaacaGAGTAGGAGAGGTGAAGTTAGGAGGGCATTGAAGAGGATGAAGAATTATAATATACCTGTGAAGGTATGGATGTGTCTAGGAGAGGTCGCAATAGAGTTTTTGACGAGGACACTCAACAAGAGTGATGGATTAAAGACGGAGAGGATACCTCAGAAACGGAGAAGTGTGATGGTGCCGATCTTTAAGGACAAAGGAGACGTGCAGAGTTGTGCCAATGACGGAGGAATAAAGTTGATGAACCATACAATGAGGTTATGGGAAAGAGTTGTGGAAGCTGGACTAAGGGCAGAAGTGAGTTTTTGTAAACAAAAAGAGTATTACAgattagagctgggtatcatcactgacctccctgTACGATTCCggtacactaggtcccaagtcgatacgattcGGTATCAATATTCTAGTTACAATACCAATTTTGCTTTGGCAATGGATGGGATtctccaaaaaaaaataataaaaaaaaaatcgaggggcacggtggtgcagcaggtagtgcagccgtctcacagcaagaagatcctgggttcaattcccgccggggacgctgtgggcgctgaagtgcgtgttagttcccccatgacttcagcaccctgggtggggttggccaaagggcctttctgtggagtttgcattttctccccgtgttcccttgggtagttaatgtgagctaccctcacaaaaacatgcaacagtcctgggctctacatgccccctctggccaaccggggcgccagacggggtggggaggatccggccggaataacgtgatccttccacgcgctacgtccggccagagaaaccccaccctgtctggtgaaaagaagcggcctgctcactcctcaagtaaagaggagacctgagctcagtgcggggccctcccggggttggtagaggatggcaatgcccaggactgttacttaggtaggagcacggggtggtaaaaatggggaaAGAATcgcaatatatttttattttttcaaatcgatacttggatttatgtatcgataatcgttcctacacatttatatcgatatttttaacccatcCCTATTAAATTATGAGATCATTTCTTTGAGGATGTTAATGTTAAGTACAGAGGGAGAGAAGGTCAGAGGGAGCTGCATTGTGTCTTTGTAGACCTTGAGAAAGCAGATGACAGGGTGCTGAGAGAGGAGCTATGGTATTGTATGAGGAAGTCTGGAGTAGCACAGACATACGTTAGAGTGgtgcaggttagggttagggtactTGTATAGGACAAGAGTGAAGTGTGCCATAGGTATCACAGAGGAATTCAAGGAGAAGGTGAGACCGTATCGAGGATTGAGCCCCTTCTTGTTTGCTTTGGTGATGGAGAGACTGACACATGAAGTCAGATAGGAATCTACATGGACCATggtgtttgcagatgacattgtgatCTATAGTGATATCAGGGAGTAGATGGAGGAAAATCTGAACAGGTGGAGGTATGCACTGACAGGATGAGCAAGACAGAGAACATGTGTGTGAATGAGAGGAACACAAGTGGAAAAGTCAGACTACAGGCAGCAGAGATAAAGAAGGTGGAGGATTTAAATTTAATGGAACGTGTAGAAAAGAGGTGAAGAAGAGTTTGCAACCAGGTT
Coding sequences:
- the tmub1 gene encoding transmembrane and ubiquitin-like domain-containing protein 1; the protein is MALIEGVGDEVTLLFGSLLLLMVLLLAWISTRTSEPPEHLFSPTTGPVPSGSAHLDAPLGSTSSTSASFSASSSATSSVNDSSVSEAPPTSVQDEGEVGEGDGLRNRGETLLNQRNMVVRLKFLNDTERTAQVKPQDTIGYIKRTYFAGQEQQVRLIYQGQLLQDDAQTLASLNLVHNCVLHCHISQHASRGSAGGPRPADQVQVALNVGSLMVPLLVLMLSVLWYCQIQYRQFFTAPATASLVGLTIFLSLVAFGVYRR